GTTGAAATTGTTTGCACGCTGTTGTATGCTATTTTTTCGAGCGTAGTATCCGCAAATATTTGAACTTGCGCGGGCGCTTGCGTAGACATTTTTTTCTCAATTATTTTGGACAAAGATAGAAAAACCATTTTCATTTTTCAATTTTTGCGGCGATGAAAATATATTTTTTCAGCAATGTTTGAACCGAGTATGAAGCATATTACAATCTATACCGATGGCGCGTGCTCCGGAAATCCTGGACCGGGCGGATGGGCGGCAATTCTTTTGTACGGAAATGCACAGAAAGAAATTTCCGGCGGCTACAAGAACACTACGAATAACAGAATGGAACTTCTTGCAGTCATCAATGCGCTTTCTGCATTAAACGAAATGTGCAAAGTAACGTTGATTTGCGATTCCAACTATGTTGTACAAGCAGTCAACAAAGGATGGTTAACGAAATGGAAAGAAAACAACTGGAAACGCAATAAGCGTGAGAAAACACTCAATGTTGATTTATGGTTACGGTTGCTTCCATTGCTTGAAAAACACGAAGTTACATTGTGCTGGACACAAGGTCATAACGATAATACATATAACGAGCGTTGTGATAAACTTGCGGTTGCGGCGTCGCGAAAAAAAAACTTATTGGAAGATCTCCGAGAACATACAGAAGAAGAGAATCTCGTATAAAATATTTTTGTGCAAATAACAGTGTGCGATGAGCAGCATAACGATACTTGATGTAACTCCTGACAACGTGCATTCCGTCGGAATATTTTGTATCAAAAACAATTCCGCACGAGGACAGCAAGCGAAAATTGAGTGGTTCAAAAAACAATACCGCGTAGGATTGAGAATGAACATTGCTCTTGATGCCCGAAAGAAACAAATCGGTTTTATAGAATATATTCCTTCGGAATTTGCTTGGCGTCCGATTGCAGCGAAAAATTATTTGTTCATTCATTGCATGGGAAAAAAATCAAAAAAAATTTTCGGGATGGAATTTGATATATGCCGACCAATGTCCTTGGAATGAAAAATCTGTAAATGATGTGAGAGAAGCCGCAGCCGCTTCCGAACATGGAATAGACTTGAACATCGTCAAACTCGTGCATTCAAAAGAAGCAAGAAATGCGCCTTCGGGATTTGGTGTGTTTAGTTTATTGCTCAACGGAAAAATACTAGAAGACAATTACATAAGCAAATGACGGTTTGAAAATATTTTAAAACAAGAATTGGCTCCAAAAAATTTACACGGAGATTTCGTTAATCGTTAACGCACTTTTCCCCGCGCAGAAGTATTACAAACGTTCTGCAATTTCCGGAAATTCTTTTCTTAAAATTCCCAAGAGAAATTGCTCGATGTCTCTCGTGGTTGTAAAATGCAACGCTGTTTGTGCAATGCTTCTTGCTTCTTTCAACGAAAGAGAACGAATAATTTTTTTGATTTCCGGAAGCACCGACGGTTCAACACTAATTGAATCGAATCCCAAGCCAAGAAGTATTGAAGTTGCCAACGGATTACTTCCCAACGCCCCGCACAACGAAACCCATTTCCCAACTTTATGCGCCGCGGTAACAATCTGATGTAACGAACGCAGCACCGCCGGATGAAGTTCGTTAAATAAATTGGAAACGTACGGATTGCCTCTGTCCACAGCAAGCATATACTGCGTTAAATCATTCGTTCCAACGCTGAAAAAATCCAGTTCCTTTGCAAGTTCTTCGATGAGCAACACGGCGGAAGGAACTTCAATCATCGCACCCAATTGAATGTGTTTGTCGAAACGAATTTTTTCTTGGTACAGTTCTTCTTTCGCTTTTTCCAGCCAAAGTTTCGAGGTGCGCACTTCTTCCAAACTTGCAATCATCGGAAGAAGGATATAAATATTTTTTCTTGAACTTGCGCGCAACATCGCTTTCAGTTGTGTAAGAAAGACATCAGTATCGTCTAAGGAAACGCGAATTCCGCGCCATCCAAGAAACGGATTTGCTTCTTCAATGGAGTTGGGGGCAATTTTATCTCCGCCAACATCGAACGTTCGAATCACTACTTTGTGCGGATACATTTTGTCGGAGATTTTTTTATAAATAGAATACTGTTCTTCTTCGCTTGGCAGCATCTCGCTTCCTACAATTAAATTTTCTGTTCGTAGCAAACCAACTCCATCCGCACCTTGCAAAAGGGAAAATTCAATTTCTTCTTCACCATCAATATTCGCTGCAAGTTCTATGCGTTTCCCATCGGAAGTTTCTGCTGGAAGTTCACGAAGTCCGGAAAGTTTGCGTTCGTGTTCCATATACGCTTTACGTTTGCTTTCATATTCGGAAATGCGTTGCGGAGATGGATTGATGATAACTGTACCGGAGTAACTATCAACAATCATTGGAACTTTATTCTGAACAAAACGCGTCGCGTCTTTCAAGCCAACAACGGCGGGAATATTCAGCGAGCGGGAAAACAATGCGGCGTGCGAAGTAATTCCTCCTAAATCCGTAACGTAAGCAAGCGTTTCGTTCCTACTAAGGATCACCGTATCTGCAGAAGTAAGATTGTGCGACACAATAATACAGCCGCGTTCAATTTTCGAAATAAGTTTTTGCGCTTGCAAACAACGAACGATGCGCAGTTTCAAATCATCCATATCATGCGCTCGCTCGTGCATATACTCGTCGTGTGCTGTAAGCATCAATTGTTGGTATTTTTCAATTTCTCCCGATACAATTATTTCGGCATTTTTCTTTTCGTTGCGGATGCGGTTGTATAACGTTTCCAGCAGAATGGGGTCTTCAAGCACCATCATTTGCGCTTCGAGAATTTTTGTTCGGTCGCCGAGTTTTTGTTCTGCAAACAATAAAATTTTTCGTAACTCTTTTTGTGATCGCTCTAATGCAGAACGTAATCGCTCGATTTCTGTGTCAATTTCTTCATCATGAAGCGTGCGTTCGATGATTTGGGGAACGTTTTTTGAAAATAAACACGCACAGCCAATTGCAATTCCGGGTGCGGCTCCAATTCCATGAAGCACAATTTCTGATGATGATTTATTATCTAGTTCCATTCAAGTCCATACGTTAAGGTTCATCAAATCCGCGTTCAAACAACGCAAGAATTTCTGTCGCGGCTGCAGATTCGTCTTCTCCGACAAACCGCAGAGAGAGTTTTGAGCCTTTCTCTGCCGCAAGAGTCATTACGCCAATGATGCTTTTTCCGTTAATTTCCATTCCGTCTTTATAAATAAAAAATTCTGTTTGGTATTTCGATGCGATTTTTACTAACGCCGCCGCAGGTCGCGTGTGCATCCCTGCGCGATTAACGATGGTTACTTCTTTTTCTATCATTCGGTTACGAGAAACATGCTTGGGAATGTTGGAATTCATTCTTTCGAAATAAAAATAGGAAGAAAAGCATTGGAGAAAAAAACGGCGATCGTTTTTTTTCAATCGCCGTTCGTAATTGATGCTGTATTATTATTTCAGCAAAAGCATTTTTCGAATGGACGACGTTGTTTGTTCTGTTTTGGGAACATACGTTGTTAAACGATAAAAATACACACCAGTTGCATATGGTGAACCGTCGAATGGAAATTCGTATGCGCCTTCTTCCAATACTTGTTTTCTGAGAATGGTTTTTACTTCTTGACCGAGAATGTTGAATACAGTAAGTTCAACAATAGATAATGACGAAATGGAAAACCGTATGGTCGTTGTCGGATTAAACGGATTTGGATAGTTTTGGTCGAGTTCATACGATTCAAGTGGACTAGAAATTACAGCATTCCTTACGTAACGATGTCTTGGTTTTAACGTATCTGGTTTGTACAGAAACGAAACGTCTTTCAATCTAACATTTCCGAAAACTTTTAATGGACATCGCGAAATGGTATCAACTGGACCTTTGAATGCCGTGTTTATTTTCCGAGCAAGTGTATCAAGAAGCGCGTAATCGAGACTTCCGCTACAATTGCTCATCGCTGTGTCAATTTTATCTGCAATTTCCCACACGGTAAAATTATTGAATGGATGACTAAGATTCGTGCTGTCCATAAACACTAAATCGGGAAATTCTTCGGGCGTTATACCGATGTCGCTTGCCATCATATTGATGCGAAGCGCCATTAACTCTCCCGCAAGATGATTGGGATGTTTTTTATACTGTGGACTTTTTTGGTAACCAAGATTTTTTTCATTGGCCCACGGTTTTTTATTGTAAATATTAAAACATCGAGCGTCTGCGGGCGGCTTTAGCCAATCTCCGTTTTCTATTTCTTTATTGGAAGGAAGAAATTTTGAAAGCGTTTTTGCACTTTTGTCCGTTGTGGTAATGCTTGCATTTTTGATTTTATATTTTTTGAGGAGAATGGTATATCCATTTGTTGTGCTTGGTTGTGCAACACCAAGAACTAACCCGGATAATTTCATATTCGTTGGATTATATAAATCTGTTCGTACCCATGCAGTATCCCGTACATTGAGCCACGTTGGTTTTGATTTGGGAGATTTTGTACATGAAATTCTAACTGCTTTATTCGTCGTAAATGCAATAAGACTTTCTTGCGGAGCGGTTGCGTAGCGCGGGTCGCGAAGATTGTAAAAATCATTATTAGAGGAAATTCCTTGTTGAGATGAAAAATTCACATTCACGCGGATTTTTCTCGAGCCGAGAACGATTTGTGAAACGCCGCCGGTTCCGTGGTTTGCGAAATAACTGAATGGGTACATCGAATCGCACAGAACATCATACGTAACAGAATTGTTTCCTAATTTGTAAAAACTATAATAACCTTTATTATCTGTTCGCGTCGAATCTACGAATACGTTCGTCGTTGTGTACATCTCAACTTTCCAATCCTTCAATCCCTTCTGGTCAAGTGTTGTAGATGTATCGCCGTCTAAATCGTCAATGACTTGACCGGCAATCACCCCCCCCCCGATGAAACATATTTTTGAACCATAACATCATACGTACCGTCGGTACCGATACTTCTTCCCGCAAGATATACTGAATTTGTATGGTCAATTGCCATACAAGTAGGAAAATCGTTGTTGTTTGTTTCTCCATTAGTCGTGTCGTACCATATTTTTTTCCCCGTTGCAGGATTCAATTTTGCAACAAAAAAGTTTCCGTATCCTCGCGCGCTATCCGCAGTAGTAAATCCTGAAACATAAACCGCGGAATCGCGACCGACGATAATAGATGTCGCACCATCTATGGAATTCACCAGAGGTCCATTCAATGCGCTTGTCCATATCGTATCTCCAGTAGTGCCGTTATATTTTATGGTAAAGATATCGTCTTTAGGTGTTCCCCGATATGCCGTTCCTGTAACATATACATTGTTTGATTTATCAACGGCAACGCCAACAGGAATTTCGTCCACGAAAAAGGTTGATAAGTTATACCGCTTTTTCCAAATTTCTGTTCCACCTGGAGAATATTTTATTGTTAAGATATCATTGCGCGTTGAAGATTTTGATAGTCCCGTAACAATAAGATTATCATTATTATCTGATACCACTGCTACCACACTATCAACCCCATCAATTGGACCATTCGCCCTGTATGACCATAGCGCAGTATCTCCGGAAGATGTGCTAATACTATTGTATGCCAATGAGATGAAATCGAAACTTGTATTTCCTCCAGAACTATATCCTCCAACATAAACAATTCCGCTGGGAGAAATAGCGATTGCTTTTCCAATATCATCACCATAACCACCATCATACATAGTAATCCACGATGCCGCATCATTTGCGTTCAAATCTACTCCGGATAAATTTTTGGGAAACTTAATTGTTACCAATTTATAAAATCCGTTTGTACCTTGTTCTGATGTTCCTGTAACATAAGCGTTTCCCTCTTCATCTATTGCTATTGCCCGCGCTTCGTCAAATCCGCTACTTTGGCGAAGACTATAATAACTACTCCAATGTATTGCTCCGGAATTTCCATCAATTTTTGCAGTAAAACTATTGGCTTGTCCTCCGCCAAGAGATGGATAATATCTTCTTCCGCATACATAGAGGTTTCCGCGAGAATCTATTTTCATCGCTGCGAGAGAATCACTTCCTAATTCATTGAGAAATTTTACAGGCCATCCACCACCTTCTATTAAAGTTCCCGTAGTGTTGAATTTTAAAATTACCCAATCCCTGTCGCCAGTTACTGTATTGGTAACAGCCGTTATTCCAACAAAAACATTTCCGGAGCCATCAACGCAAACAGAAGATGGAAACTCATTTGAATTAGGAAGACTATAACGTGGAGGAGGAAGCCACGCTTGATTGACCTGAGAATAGATAGGAGAAAGCGAAAGCACTCCTAACAGTATTAGAAGAACAGAATGCTGTTTCATACTGGTACCTAAAAAATATAATTGTTTATAAAAGAAATATCAAATGCCGATAGACGACAATTCCGCATGAATTAGATACATTTTTCTGGGTTAAATGTATTGAGAATCCGTAAAAAAATCAAGAAAGAAAATCAACACGTCGAAATTCTAACAAATTATTTTTCACACAAATTATTTCTATCTTTTTTTCAAAAAATTATTAACAATCAAAAAAGGAACTTATGTACCCCGAAACTCGTGTTCAACCAATGCGAAAAGAAGTTGCAGATTTAGGATTCGAAGAAATTAAAACTGCACAAGAAATTGATTCCCTCATTGCTAGTACCGACGGAACGTTATTTTTCTTCATCAATTCTGTATGCGGATGTTCAGCAGGGTCTGCTCGTCCAGCGTTACGAATTGCAATGAAAAACAACATATTGCCCGAAAAGAAAATTACCGTGTTTGCCGGCAATGATGTCGAAGCAACCGAACAAGTGCGAAAATACCTTGTAGGGTTTGCTCCCACATCTCCTTCGATGTGGCTTCTCCAAAATAGAAAAGTTGTCTATGCAATTGAACGGCATCATTTTCAAACTAATCCACCGGAAACAATTGCAGAACAATTAAAATCCGCTTTCGATAGATTCTGTAAAGTTATGGCATAAACCTGATTCAATGTCTGAACGCGATTTTGCTTTACTTACAATGCCGAGTTTTCGCTCGGCATTTTTTTTCTATCGTTAAACCTCTTTCGTTTTTATATCATCTAACCATCGTTCACAATCAAACGAATACGTGGAAACACACGAAACACGAGTAACGGCAAAACTTACAACAGATGAAGAACTCATCGCATTATTTCGAAGCGGTGATGTTGCAGGATTCAATGAACTTGTTCGGCGATATCAGGAACGTGTATATTGGATTGCCCGAAGAATTGTTCTTGACCACGACGACGCGGATGATGTTACGCAAGATGTTTTCGTCAAAGTGTACGGCGCATTAAAACATTTCAGAATGGAATCGGAATTTTTTACGTGGCTTTACCGAATCGCCGTCAACATTTCTCTCAATAAAATTCGTGCAAAAAAAGTGAAACAATTTTTCCGTATAAATGAAGACGATTCATTGCCGCTCGAAGTAATGGACGAATCAATACATCCCGACGTACTCTATCAAAAAAAAGAACTGCAACACGTAGTCGAGAAAGCGGTCGAAAAATTACCAAAACAACAACGCACGGTATTCGTTATGCGATTTTATGATGAACTTTCTTACGAAGAAATCGCGCATCTGCTGAAACGCTCGATTGGTGGATTAAAAGCAAATTACTTCCATGCATTTAAAAAAATTCAAAAGTATGTACAACACGCACTGCAATGAAATTCAATCCCTTCTCCCGGATTGGATAAAGAACAAAGAAAGCGACGAACATAATCAAGAAATTCTCCTGCATCTTTCACATTGCGATGGTTGCAAACAAGAAACAATGGAGTTGGAACAAACGTTAACGCAGATGAAACAACAATACACTTCTCCCCCGCAACAATATTTTATTACTCTTCTCCCGCGAGTACATCAACGCATCGAAAAGAAACGTAAGCAAAACGTTTATTGGCGCACGGCACAAGCGATAACATCTCTCGCCGCAATAGCGATAGTGTTTATTTTCGGTTCGCTCTTCAAGACTTCCGAAAAATCTTTTGATGAAAAATTACAATCCATTACTCGAGATATCAATGAAACCGATTTACAAGATTTTGCTTCCCTGGATTTGACAGAAGAATATCTTTCTCCTGCGCAACAGGAAGAAACAATATTCAGTGATGACGATATCGAAGTTTTGCAAACTCTTGTAGATGAACATCCGCCTTTACTTTTCACTGGTGCCTCCGCATTAGAAAACGACGAAAAAATTTTATTGGAAACGCTTTCCGATGAAGATGCGCAATTCCTTGTTTCAACATTAGAAAAAAAATTTCCCGACAACTATAACAGAAAGAAATAATTATGACACTCAACAATAAATATTCACTTCTTATTCTTTTGCTTTTCGGAACACTGTTTTCGTTTTCGCAATCGGATGAAATGCCAATGCGTCCCGGTGGAGAACGCATAAAACAATTTCGTAAACTAAAACTAATAGAAGTGTTGGACTTAAACGAAGAAAAATCCATTCGTTTTTTTGCAAAACTCAATGCACACGAAAACACTGTTCATGAATTACAAAAACACCGAAATGATTTGCTTGACACACTTGAAATCCTCATCAAAGCAAAAGCCACAGATAAATCATTTGAACGCGTTTTCAATATGCTCTTTGACATCGACCCCAAAATTACCAACGAACGAAACGCGTTTCATAACGAAGTAAAAGACCTGCTTTCACCGGAACAAATGGCAAAATGGCTTGTGTTCGAACGAAAATTTTGGAGCGAAGTGCGAGAGAGAATGCAAGAAAAAATGAAGGATAAAATGCCAGGAAAAGGAAAACGCTTCCGCGGAAAAATGGAAGAAGATTAAACCATAAATACAAAAGCCCTCAATGAGAATTCACTGAGGGCTTTCTTTTTTGCTTTCAATTACCAACTTACAACATAGAAAGTTGAAATCTGGCGATTTCAATATCGTACGGTATACTTCACCCCATGATTTCAATTCAAAAACCTTACAAAGAAATTTCCAACAGTAACCGCGCTTGACAACGGTAATTACATTC
This genomic stretch from Ignavibacteria bacterium harbors:
- the rnhA gene encoding ribonuclease HI; the encoded protein is MKHITIYTDGACSGNPGPGGWAAILLYGNAQKEISGGYKNTTNNRMELLAVINALSALNEMCKVTLICDSNYVVQAVNKGWLTKWKENNWKRNKREKTLNVDLWLRLLPLLEKHEVTLCWTQGHNDNTYNERCDKLAVAASRKKNLLEDLREHTEEENLV
- the ptsP gene encoding phosphoenolpyruvate--protein phosphotransferase; amino-acid sequence: MELDNKSSSEIVLHGIGAAPGIAIGCACLFSKNVPQIIERTLHDEEIDTEIERLRSALERSQKELRKILLFAEQKLGDRTKILEAQMMVLEDPILLETLYNRIRNEKKNAEIIVSGEIEKYQQLMLTAHDEYMHERAHDMDDLKLRIVRCLQAQKLISKIERGCIIVSHNLTSADTVILSRNETLAYVTDLGGITSHAALFSRSLNIPAVVGLKDATRFVQNKVPMIVDSYSGTVIINPSPQRISEYESKRKAYMEHERKLSGLRELPAETSDGKRIELAANIDGEEEIEFSLLQGADGVGLLRTENLIVGSEMLPSEEEQYSIYKKISDKMYPHKVVIRTFDVGGDKIAPNSIEEANPFLGWRGIRVSLDDTDVFLTQLKAMLRASSRKNIYILLPMIASLEEVRTSKLWLEKAKEELYQEKIRFDKHIQLGAMIEVPSAVLLIEELAKELDFFSVGTNDLTQYMLAVDRGNPYVSNLFNELHPAVLRSLHQIVTAAHKVGKWVSLCGALGSNPLATSILLGLGFDSISVEPSVLPEIKKIIRSLSLKEARSIAQTALHFTTTRDIEQFLLGILRKEFPEIAERL
- a CDS encoding HPr family phosphocarrier protein — encoded protein: MIEKEVTIVNRAGMHTRPAAALVKIASKYQTEFFIYKDGMEINGKSIIGVMTLAAEKGSKLSLRFVGEDESAAATEILALFERGFDEP
- a CDS encoding T9SS type A sorting domain-containing protein, with amino-acid sequence MIAGQVIDDLDGDTSTTLDQKGLKDWKVEMYTTTNVFVDSTRTDNKGYYSFYKLGNNSVTYDVLCDSMYPFSYFANHGTGGVSQIVLGSRKIRVNVNFSSQQGISSNNDFYNLRDPRYATAPQESLIAFTTNKAVRISCTKSPKSKPTWLNVRDTAWVRTDLYNPTNMKLSGLVLGVAQPSTTNGYTILLKKYKIKNASITTTDKSAKTLSKFLPSNKEIENGDWLKPPADARCFNIYNKKPWANEKNLGYQKSPQYKKHPNHLAGELMALRINMMASDIGITPEEFPDLVFMDSTNLSHPFNNFTVWEIADKIDTAMSNCSGSLDYALLDTLARKINTAFKGPVDTISRCPLKVFGNVRLKDVSFLYKPDTLKPRHRYVRNAVISSPLESYELDQNYPNPFNPTTTIRFSISSLSIVELTVFNILGQEVKTILRKQVLEEGAYEFPFDGSPYATGVYFYRLTTYVPKTEQTTSSIRKMLLLK
- a CDS encoding BrxA/BrxB family bacilliredoxin, which encodes MYPETRVQPMRKEVADLGFEEIKTAQEIDSLIASTDGTLFFFINSVCGCSAGSARPALRIAMKNNILPEKKITVFAGNDVEATEQVRKYLVGFAPTSPSMWLLQNRKVVYAIERHHFQTNPPETIAEQLKSAFDRFCKVMA
- a CDS encoding sigma-70 family RNA polymerase sigma factor, coding for MSSNHRSQSNEYVETHETRVTAKLTTDEELIALFRSGDVAGFNELVRRYQERVYWIARRIVLDHDDADDVTQDVFVKVYGALKHFRMESEFFTWLYRIAVNISLNKIRAKKVKQFFRINEDDSLPLEVMDESIHPDVLYQKKELQHVVEKAVEKLPKQQRTVFVMRFYDELSYEEIAHLLKRSIGGLKANYFHAFKKIQKYVQHALQ
- a CDS encoding zf-HC2 domain-containing protein, which codes for MHLKKFKSMYNTHCNEIQSLLPDWIKNKESDEHNQEILLHLSHCDGCKQETMELEQTLTQMKQQYTSPPQQYFITLLPRVHQRIEKKRKQNVYWRTAQAITSLAAIAIVFIFGSLFKTSEKSFDEKLQSITRDINETDLQDFASLDLTEEYLSPAQQEETIFSDDDIEVLQTLVDEHPPLLFTGASALENDEKILLETLSDEDAQFLVSTLEKKFPDNYNRKK